In Paralcaligenes sp. KSB-10, the following are encoded in one genomic region:
- a CDS encoding GlxA family transcriptional regulator, producing MQSIGFVVFPNFQVMGFAAITVFEVANFVAQETVYSVSLLSEQGGLVRSSAGFSVETEAFDGKVFDTVIIGAGAQIEPSAPALLDFVRRSMQTSRRVAAPCTGAFVLAEAGVLNGRRATTHWFFARQLQKRFPRLKVEEDRIFIIDGPVWTSAGMTAGIDLALAMVEKDLGPEVARSVARKLVVYHRRAGGQSQFSALLELEPKSDRIQKALDFAKQNLRSTLSVDDLADAANLSPRQFSRAFRAETGQSPAKAVENLRVETARLLMEQGRLSMDVIADETGFVDRERMRRAFLRAFGQPPQTVRRNARIGA from the coding sequence ATGCAAAGCATAGGTTTTGTTGTTTTCCCGAATTTCCAGGTCATGGGTTTTGCCGCCATCACCGTTTTCGAAGTCGCCAACTTTGTCGCCCAGGAGACCGTCTACAGCGTGAGTCTGCTGTCCGAGCAGGGCGGGCTGGTTCGCTCCTCGGCGGGTTTTTCCGTCGAAACCGAAGCCTTCGACGGAAAAGTCTTTGACACCGTCATCATCGGAGCCGGCGCACAGATCGAACCCTCGGCACCGGCATTGCTGGATTTCGTGCGCCGTTCCATGCAAACTTCCAGGCGCGTTGCGGCGCCCTGCACCGGGGCATTTGTCTTGGCCGAAGCCGGTGTCCTGAACGGCCGCCGGGCCACCACGCACTGGTTTTTCGCGCGCCAGCTCCAGAAGCGTTTCCCCCGTCTGAAGGTGGAGGAGGATCGCATCTTCATCATCGACGGTCCTGTCTGGACATCGGCCGGCATGACTGCCGGCATCGACCTGGCCCTGGCCATGGTCGAGAAGGATCTCGGGCCGGAAGTCGCCCGTTCGGTGGCCCGCAAATTGGTTGTGTATCATCGCCGCGCGGGCGGCCAGTCGCAGTTCTCGGCGCTGCTGGAACTGGAACCCAAATCGGACCGCATCCAGAAGGCGCTGGATTTCGCCAAACAGAATCTGCGAAGCACGCTATCGGTGGACGATCTGGCCGATGCCGCAAACCTGAGCCCGCGCCAGTTCAGCCGCGCCTTCCGGGCGGAAACGGGCCAGTCGCCCGCCAAGGCGGTCGAGAACCTGCGTGTGGAAACTGCGCGACTGCTGATGGAGCAGGGCCGTCTTTCGATGGACGTGATTGCCGATGAAACCGGCTTCGTCGATCGCGAGCGCATGCGCCGCGCCTTTTTGCGGGCCTTTGGCCAGCCGCCCCAGACGGTGCGCCGCAATGCCAGGATAGGGGCGTGA
- a CDS encoding MATE family efflux transporter produces MPAVPPPPVEGRESSVLSADRRTRLLLEAPIASTLLRLAVPNILVLAAQASAGLIETYFIGRLGTNALAGVALVFPVVMLMQMLSGGAMGGGISSAIARALGAGRRGDANSLVLHAVAIGVLFSLFFTVTGLIGGRYLYAAMGGVGASLDAAMKYSNWVFAGAALIWLFNSLASVIRGTGNMALPATVTCVGTVMLVPMSPTLIFGLGPIPALGIAGGAIALLLYYLFGCIALTAYLCSGKSLLRPSLKNMEFRGEFFRDILRVGLVAAISTIAINLAISIATALVGEFGPAAIAGYGTGARLEYLLVPLVFGLGGPMVAMVGTCMGAGRTERALRITWIGAALAFAMTETIGLCAAAFPNVWLSLYSHDPTMLASGAHYLRTVGPVYGFFGLGLSVYFASQGAGRLLWPVIGSTTRLALAALGGWLAIRWGTGLGGVFLAQALALVVYGLINATAIAGGAWFGPVGWPRSTSSLVRRLEGL; encoded by the coding sequence ATGCCTGCTGTACCCCCACCCCCCGTCGAGGGGCGCGAGAGTTCTGTACTATCGGCCGATCGCCGGACGCGTTTGCTCCTGGAAGCGCCCATCGCGTCGACGCTGCTGCGGCTTGCGGTACCCAATATTCTTGTCCTGGCCGCACAGGCTTCGGCGGGATTGATCGAAACCTATTTTATCGGCCGTTTGGGTACGAATGCCCTGGCTGGAGTAGCGCTGGTATTTCCCGTTGTGATGTTGATGCAGATGCTGTCGGGCGGGGCCATGGGGGGAGGTATCTCGTCGGCGATCGCCCGTGCCTTGGGCGCGGGGCGGCGGGGCGATGCGAATTCGCTGGTGCTGCACGCCGTGGCCATCGGCGTGTTGTTCAGTTTGTTTTTTACTGTCACGGGCTTGATCGGGGGGCGCTATCTGTACGCCGCGATGGGTGGCGTCGGGGCGTCGCTGGACGCGGCAATGAAGTATTCCAATTGGGTGTTTGCCGGAGCCGCCCTGATTTGGCTGTTCAATTCCCTGGCTTCCGTGATACGAGGCACCGGAAACATGGCTTTGCCCGCCACGGTAACCTGCGTCGGCACCGTTATGCTGGTGCCCATGTCGCCCACCCTGATCTTCGGCCTGGGCCCTATCCCTGCCTTGGGCATAGCCGGGGGTGCTATTGCGCTTCTGCTGTATTACCTTTTCGGCTGCATCGCCCTGACCGCCTATTTGTGTTCCGGCAAAAGCCTGTTGCGGCCGTCTTTGAAGAATATGGAGTTCCGCGGTGAATTTTTTCGCGATATTTTGCGCGTGGGCCTCGTGGCGGCGATTTCGACGATTGCCATTAATCTGGCGATAAGTATTGCAACGGCGCTGGTGGGCGAGTTCGGCCCGGCCGCCATTGCGGGGTATGGTACGGGTGCCCGCCTGGAATACTTGCTGGTTCCGCTCGTGTTCGGCCTGGGCGGGCCCATGGTTGCGATGGTAGGCACATGCATGGGAGCGGGGCGTACGGAGCGGGCTTTGCGCATTACCTGGATAGGCGCGGCGCTTGCGTTTGCCATGACTGAAACCATAGGCCTGTGCGCCGCCGCGTTTCCGAATGTCTGGCTGTCTTTATATAGCCACGATCCGACGATGCTGGCATCGGGTGCGCATTATTTGCGGACCGTCGGGCCGGTTTATGGGTTTTTCGGATTGGGCTTGAGCGTGTACTTTGCCTCGCAGGGCGCGGGGCGGTTGCTCTGGCCGGTCATAGGCAGCACCACGCGGCTTGCATTGGCGGCTCTTGGGGGGTGGCTGGCCATACGCTGGGGCACGGGCTTGGGCGGTGTTTTCCTGGCGCAGGCCCTCGCTTTGGTTGTTTATGGGCTCATCAATGCGACCGCAATCGCCGGCGGCGCATGGTTCGGCCCGGTAGGCTGGCCGCGCAGTACCTCCAGCCTGGTCCGCAGGCTGGAAGGTCTGTAG
- a CDS encoding DMT family transporter, producing MIFHKTSWTVHGSTALFVLLWSSGAIFSELGLEHASPFAFLVLRFGLAFSLLLTLALRRHRWLPAPGSRARAAATGLVLIGSYPICYLLALEHGVTPGVLATVLGVQPILTLALLERHYSIRRLLGLGLSMGGLVLVVYQSLRIAHFPPSGMLFSLAALLCMTGGSILQKGVRQAPMDVLPLQYLVALLLCLAFVPFRPFDVDFSTGFLIALIWLGILISVVAQCLFYRLIQAGNLVNVTSLFYLVPIVTAIMDYLVLGNRLSPLSLAGMGAIVLGLMLVFRSQAGSRHH from the coding sequence ATGATTTTCCACAAAACTTCCTGGACCGTTCACGGTTCAACGGCGCTTTTCGTGCTGCTCTGGAGCAGCGGTGCCATTTTTTCCGAACTGGGGCTCGAACATGCTTCGCCCTTCGCCTTCCTGGTGCTGCGCTTCGGCCTTGCGTTCAGCCTGCTGCTGACGCTTGCGCTGCGCCGGCATCGCTGGCTGCCCGCCCCGGGCTCTCGCGCACGAGCGGCGGCGACCGGCCTGGTGCTTATAGGCAGCTATCCAATCTGTTATCTGCTGGCTCTCGAACACGGCGTTACGCCTGGAGTGCTGGCCACCGTTCTGGGCGTGCAACCCATACTCACACTGGCGCTGCTCGAGCGGCACTATTCAATTCGACGCCTGCTGGGGCTCGGATTGTCGATGGGCGGACTGGTGCTGGTGGTCTATCAAAGTCTTCGGATAGCGCATTTCCCGCCAAGCGGCATGCTTTTTTCCCTGGCCGCGCTGCTCTGCATGACGGGGGGATCCATTCTGCAAAAAGGCGTCAGGCAGGCCCCCATGGATGTGCTGCCGCTGCAATACCTGGTTGCGCTGCTGCTATGCCTTGCATTCGTGCCGTTCAGGCCATTTGATGTCGACTTCAGCACGGGCTTTCTGATCGCCCTGATCTGGCTGGGGATCCTGATTTCGGTGGTGGCGCAATGCCTGTTCTACCGCTTGATCCAGGCCGGCAACCTGGTCAATGTCACGAGCCTGTTCTATCTGGTTCCCATCGTGACCGCCATCATGGATTACCTGGTGCTGGGCAACCGCCTGTCGCCGCTATCCCTGGCGGGCATGGGCGCCATTGTCCTGGGACTTATGCTGGTATTCAGAAGCCAGGCCGGCAGCCGCCATCATTAA
- a CDS encoding GntR family transcriptional regulator, which produces MTIRLSDLAQRSHLPLYDQVATLMRTRIEHQEWSVGAQIPTIDNLASEYGVARITIRQALDDLAGQGLISRGRGRGTFVAKNLGDERWFRLATSWKDLLITSEGLARKLLESEPVAGIDLVEPDEGLAADTYQRIRRVHSREKVPYCLIDIYVAMDVFEQAPHEFENQLVLPLLVERMNEDLASASQSLVIASADMHVALHLDIPVGSPIARVRRIVLDRHGRIIHLAHIAYPSRFVRLQMDLDINNAALPCAS; this is translated from the coding sequence ATGACTATTCGCCTTTCCGACCTGGCCCAGCGCTCCCATCTGCCTTTGTACGACCAGGTGGCAACTTTGATGCGCACACGCATCGAGCATCAGGAATGGTCCGTGGGCGCACAGATCCCCACTATCGACAATCTGGCCAGCGAATACGGCGTCGCGCGAATTACCATACGCCAGGCGCTGGACGACCTGGCCGGCCAGGGTTTGATTTCGCGCGGACGCGGGCGCGGCACGTTCGTGGCCAAAAACCTGGGTGACGAGCGCTGGTTCCGGCTGGCGACAAGCTGGAAAGACCTGCTGATCACCAGCGAAGGCCTGGCTCGCAAACTGCTCGAGTCCGAGCCCGTTGCCGGCATCGACCTGGTCGAGCCCGACGAAGGGCTGGCGGCCGACACCTACCAACGCATACGACGGGTGCATTCCCGTGAAAAAGTACCGTATTGCCTCATCGATATCTACGTTGCGATGGACGTGTTCGAACAGGCGCCGCATGAATTCGAAAACCAATTGGTATTGCCTTTGCTTGTCGAGCGAATGAACGAAGACCTGGCCTCGGCGTCCCAATCGCTGGTCATCGCCTCGGCCGATATGCACGTGGCCCTGCATCTGGATATCCCCGTGGGCAGCCCCATCGCACGCGTGCGGCGTATCGTGCTCGATCGCCACGGCCGGATCATCCACCTGGCCCACATCGCCTATCCCTCGCGCTTTGTACGACTGCAAATGGACCTTGACATCAACAACGCTGCGCTGCCGTGCGCATCCTGA
- a CDS encoding mandelate racemase/muconate lactonizing enzyme family protein, which produces MHENPFTDLPSLAGIEMDLVLAKVEAFAYRCSTDRPIRSSFGTKQHRQTVIVRVEDHSGQEGWGEVWCNFPPHGAEHRANLIGAVLQPLLIDQPFPHPFKVFETLDAKTHKLALQCGESGPFAQIVAAVDTACWDLVARRAGRPLWRLLNGAPTVPVYASGLELPDLLEVALQKWEESYRAFKLKIGFDVQSDLANLRTLRESLPPEARLMVDANQAWTMDEAMKRVRELAPYHLEWLEEPLACDRPNREWQALAEHSKIPLAAGENLRGRANFNMALQAGYLDVFQPDIGKWGGVSGCYAVGKMAVEAGRKYCPHWLGGGIGQMASMHVLSAVGAPGLLEIDSKPNPFREELGLEFKVEDGAVSLPEAPGICGEIDLTRIERFRIRP; this is translated from the coding sequence ATGCACGAAAACCCATTCACCGATCTGCCCAGCCTGGCTGGCATAGAGATGGATCTGGTCCTCGCAAAGGTCGAGGCCTTTGCCTACCGCTGTTCAACGGACCGCCCCATACGCTCTTCGTTCGGTACAAAGCAGCACCGGCAGACAGTCATCGTCCGGGTCGAAGACCATTCCGGCCAGGAAGGCTGGGGCGAGGTATGGTGCAATTTCCCCCCTCACGGTGCGGAACATCGCGCCAACCTTATCGGAGCGGTCTTGCAGCCCTTGCTGATCGACCAGCCTTTTCCACATCCGTTCAAAGTATTTGAAACACTCGACGCCAAAACACACAAGCTGGCGCTCCAATGCGGCGAAAGCGGGCCGTTTGCCCAGATCGTGGCCGCGGTCGATACCGCCTGCTGGGATCTCGTAGCCCGACGCGCAGGCCGGCCGCTATGGCGCCTTCTCAATGGCGCCCCCACCGTGCCGGTTTATGCCAGCGGGCTCGAACTGCCCGACCTGCTCGAGGTCGCTTTACAGAAGTGGGAAGAAAGCTACCGGGCGTTCAAGCTCAAGATCGGCTTCGATGTACAGAGTGACCTGGCGAATCTGCGGACCCTGCGCGAATCGCTCCCACCCGAAGCACGGCTGATGGTCGATGCCAATCAGGCATGGACTATGGACGAAGCGATGAAACGAGTGCGCGAACTGGCGCCTTATCATCTGGAATGGCTGGAAGAACCTCTGGCTTGCGACCGTCCCAACCGGGAATGGCAGGCCTTGGCGGAACACTCCAAAATACCGCTGGCGGCCGGAGAGAATCTTCGCGGCCGCGCGAACTTCAATATGGCTCTGCAGGCCGGCTATCTGGACGTATTCCAGCCCGACATCGGCAAATGGGGAGGCGTAAGCGGCTGCTACGCTGTGGGAAAAATGGCTGTGGAAGCCGGCCGGAAATATTGCCCTCATTGGCTGGGCGGAGGCATAGGGCAGATGGCTTCAATGCACGTGCTGTCCGCCGTCGGCGCACCGGGGCTGCTGGAGATCGACTCCAAACCCAACCCCTTCCGCGAAGAGCTGGGCCTGGAATTCAAGGTTGAAGACGGAGCGGTGAGCCTGCCCGAGGCGCCGGGCATCTGCGGCGAAATCGACCTGACACGCATCGAACGCTTTCGCATACGGCCGTAG
- a CDS encoding SDR family NAD(P)-dependent oxidoreductase — translation MHIDLKGKTAIVTGSTAGIGLATAKGLAAAGAAVVVNGRTQQAVDRAVQAVRVAVPGAAASGIAADLGDIAGCAALVAQCPDCDILVNNVGIFGPQDFFEIPDSEWTLFFETNVMSGVRLSRAYLPGMAARGWGRVVFLSSESALNIPADMIHYGFTKTALLSVSRGLAKRMAGTGVTVNAVLPGPTLSEGVAAMLGDEVKATGRSLEDVAVDFVKTLRPSSILQRPASVEEVANMIVYACSPQASATTGAALRVDGGVVDTIA, via the coding sequence ATGCATATTGATCTTAAGGGCAAGACCGCGATCGTGACAGGCTCTACCGCCGGTATCGGCCTGGCGACAGCCAAAGGGCTGGCGGCGGCGGGCGCCGCAGTCGTTGTCAACGGCCGCACGCAGCAAGCGGTCGACCGGGCGGTGCAAGCGGTGCGCGTGGCGGTCCCAGGTGCCGCGGCGAGCGGCATTGCCGCAGACCTTGGCGATATTGCCGGCTGCGCCGCCCTTGTTGCGCAATGCCCCGATTGCGACATTCTGGTCAATAACGTAGGTATTTTCGGCCCGCAGGATTTCTTCGAAATACCCGATAGCGAATGGACCCTTTTTTTTGAAACCAACGTGATGTCGGGTGTGCGCCTGTCGCGCGCTTACCTGCCGGGCATGGCCGCGCGCGGCTGGGGCCGGGTTGTATTTCTGTCTTCGGAGTCGGCACTGAATATTCCCGCCGACATGATCCACTACGGTTTTACCAAAACCGCGCTGCTGAGCGTGTCGCGCGGATTGGCCAAGCGCATGGCGGGCACGGGCGTCACCGTCAATGCCGTGCTGCCTGGGCCGACTCTTAGCGAAGGTGTGGCCGCCATGCTCGGCGATGAAGTGAAGGCCACCGGCCGCTCGCTCGAAGATGTTGCCGTCGATTTCGTCAAGACGCTGCGCCCATCGTCGATCCTGCAACGCCCCGCCAGCGTGGAAGAGGTAGCCAACATGATCGTCTACGCTTGTTCGCCGCAGGCATCGGCCACTACCGGCGCCGCGCTGCGAGTCGATGGCGGCGTGGTCGACACTATTGCCTGA
- a CDS encoding SDR family oxidoreductase, whose translation MATHPQRGTALITGASSGIGAIYADRLARRGYNLILVARNRERLDKLARRLADETGQTIEVIAADLGDKSDLARVESVLRTDSSITLLINNAGLGATAPLLASDIDKMTAMIDLNVTALTRLTYAAVPGFVAREGGSIINIASIVGIAPEILNGVYGATKAFVLAFSRSLNHELADKKIRVQAVAPGATATDFWEIAGMPIEHVPSEMVMRAEDMVDAALAGLDQGEQVTIPSLPDLADWEAYETARQKLMPNLSRQVPATRYRAA comes from the coding sequence ATGGCCACTCACCCTCAACGCGGCACAGCCCTGATAACAGGAGCATCTTCCGGCATCGGTGCGATTTACGCCGATCGGCTGGCGCGCCGCGGCTACAACCTCATTCTTGTGGCACGCAATCGCGAACGCCTCGACAAGCTGGCGCGGCGCCTTGCCGATGAAACCGGACAAACGATCGAAGTCATCGCCGCGGACCTCGGCGACAAGTCCGACCTGGCCCGCGTCGAAAGCGTACTGCGGACCGATTCCAGCATCACCCTGCTGATCAACAACGCGGGCCTCGGGGCCACAGCCCCGCTTCTTGCCTCCGATATCGACAAAATGACCGCCATGATCGATCTGAACGTGACGGCGCTGACGCGGCTGACCTACGCCGCGGTTCCCGGATTCGTCGCCCGCGAAGGCGGCTCGATCATCAATATCGCTTCGATCGTCGGCATCGCGCCCGAAATCCTGAACGGCGTCTACGGCGCCACCAAGGCATTCGTTCTGGCATTCAGCCGTTCGCTGAACCATGAACTGGCAGACAAGAAAATCCGCGTCCAGGCGGTCGCGCCCGGCGCAACCGCCACCGATTTCTGGGAAATTGCCGGCATGCCGATCGAGCACGTGCCGAGCGAAATGGTCATGCGGGCGGAAGACATGGTGGATGCGGCGCTGGCCGGCCTCGACCAGGGCGAACAGGTCACCATCCCTTCGCTGCCGGACCTGGCCGACTGGGAGGCATACGAAACAGCCCGCCAGAAGCTTATGCCCAACCTGTCCAGGCAAGTGCCGGCCACGCGCTACCGCGCAGCCTGA